Proteins from a genomic interval of Numenius arquata chromosome 18, bNumArq3.hap1.1, whole genome shotgun sequence:
- the LRWD1 gene encoding leucine-rich repeat and WD repeat-containing protein 1, translating into MSKITTELLLERAVPRSTRLRKIETLNLSKLQLKTGDLDPRLFSRLRHLQKLDLSDNLLDKFPNSLTLPDLRVLNCNNNKLEDVTALKQFPLLEELTYENNVYLTLNDDYKVMFLLQNLRLLNGKDITKLANHVRRVNSRKLTSKVTAHWEKFFRDQLPEKYTAEQVKSIKKKFLKSVQTNVVYGPSSLSEFTRWRVKMIAEELLACSLGLDLNADPEPEEKMDESEEESTESPREAAEDVDQVTVTPSKRKRNHSKPGSGNKRSKTQANTEEEAVVNTRKSSRVQDDPAPDKPRTSNQPAKEATPEQGAEGTQKNGEQFPKGQSNRRSSQQTEEQKSQEQDNGVVSLTPVKNSKGKEDVSAEPLHFLQCHSKGNSREDFKTQLWSCVFEPLLDCGARKDPIVSSSRTVATCGGESVCLIDCETGTVLKKYKVATEEFFSVAWTTLTMVISNSRKKSHNILAAAGRRGIVKLIHVAADFCYGEIKAHKKPIATVCFSPTQETHLFTASYDKRIALWDIGIPDCDYNFKASQLLVLEALSIPLRIALVPTCPDHYLLAGCEDGCFAWNIKLDKEQKSRPFEAEFQFPDEDGAMTTSHRVDGLAFLNDDVVVSKSSKPGCIYLWSWSRSFDTKGKGCQRTISAIILAELEWSPTDLSYLTLSTCPAKDYVFCGDEKGSVWMYNLSNYTAAWSSAKGKRSDRRIPPTQILKWPELRENGEQLSEVLINNVVSDPAFTYLVVLTSVNITAIWKKS; encoded by the exons GGAGACTTAGACCCGCGTTTGTTTTCCCGTCTGAGGCATCTGCAGAAACTAGATCTCTCTGACAATTTACTGGACAAATTTCCCAACAGTCTAACCCTGCCTGATCTGCGCGTCCTAAactgcaacaacaacaaactgGAAGATGTAACTGCTTTGAAACAGTTCCCGCTGCTCGAGGAGCTAACCTACGAGAACAATGTGTACTTGACG CTCAACGATGACTATAAAGTAATGTTTCTTTTGCAAAACCTTCGGCTACTCAATGGCAAGGATATAACCAAGCTGGCTAATCATGTGAGGCGTGTCAATAGCCGTAAGCTCACCAGCAAG GTTACTGCTCACTGGGAAAAATTCTTCCGTGACCAACTTCCTGAGAAATACACAGCTGAGCAAGTGAAGTCCATCAAGAAAAAGTTCCTGAAGTCAGTACAGACCAATGTAGTGTATGGACCCAGCTCACTCAGTGAATTCACCCGCTGGCGG GTGAAAATGATTGCAGAAGAGTTGCTGGCTTGCTCACTGGGCCTGGACTTAAACGCAGATCCTGaaccagaggaaaaaatggaTGAGAGTGAGGAAGAAAGTACGGAAAGCCctagggaagctgcagaggatgTGGATCAG GTCACAGTGACAcccagcaagaggaaaagaaatcattCAAAACCCGGCTCTGGAAATAAGAGGTCCAAGACCCAGGCAAACACTGAGGAGGAGGCTGTAGTTAATACCAGAAAGTCCAGTCGTGTGCAGGATGACCCAGCTCCTGATAAACCAAGAACATCAAACCAGCCAGCCAAAGAGGCAACCCCTGAGCAGGGAGCTGAAGGGACGCAGAAGAATGGAGAGCAATTTCCCAAGGGGCAAAGCAACAGAAGATCCAGCCAGcagacagaggaacagaaaagccAGGAGCAGGACAATGGAGTTGTTAGCTTGACTCCAGTGAAGAACTCCAAGGGCAAG GAGGATGTCAGTGCAGAGCCATTGCATTTTCTTCAGTGTCACAGTAAAGGCAACAGCCGCGAGGATTTTAAAACGCAGCTCTGGTCCTGTGTCTTCGAGCCATTGCTAGACTGTGGAGCCAGGAAAG ATCCCATTGTGAGCTCCTCCAGAACCGTGGCAACGTGTGGAGGGGAGTCCGTCTGTCTGATTGATTGTGAGACGGGGACAGTGCTGAAAAAGTATAAGGTGGCGACGGAG GAGTTTTTCAGTGTTGCATGGACAACCCTCACAATGGTAATCAGCAACAGTCGGAAGAAATCTCATAACATCTTGGcggctgctgggaggagagggatcGTCAAGCTGATTCATGTGGCGGCTGACTTCTGCTACGGAGAGATAAAAGCTCATAAAAAGCCCATTGCTACTGTCTGCTTCAGCCCAACTCAAGAAACTCACCTCTTCA CTGCATCCTATGACAAGCGAATTGCACTCTGGGATATTGGGATTCCAGACTGTGACTACAATTTCAAAGCAAG ccagctgctggtgctggaagCGCTCTCCATTCCCCTACGGATTGCCCTGGTCCCCACCTGCCCAGATCACTACCTGCTGGCGGGTTGTGAAGACGGCTGCTTTGCCTGGAACATAAAACTGGATAAGGAACAAAAAAGCAG GCCTTTTGAAGCTGAATTCCAGTTTCCTGATGAGGACGGAGCCATGACAACATCTCACAGGGTTGACGGTTTGGCTTTTCTGAATGATGATGTCGTCG tTTCCAAGAGCTCTAAACCAGGATGCATATACCTATGGAGCTGGAGTCGGTCTTTTGACACAAAGGGGAAAGGATGCCAGCGGACGATATCTGCCATTATTCTGGCTGAGCTGGAGTGGTCCCCGACAGACCTGTCCTACCTGACACTCAGCACCTGCCCAG CAAAAGACTACGTGTTCTGTGGCGATGAGAAGGGAAGCGTGTGGATGTACAACCTCTCCAACTACACCGCAGCATGGAGCTCTGCCAAGGGAAAACGCTCAGACAGGAGGATCCCTCCCACACAG ATTCTCAAGTGGCCGGAGCTTCGAGAGAACGGGGAGCAGCTGAGTGAAGTCCTAATAAACAATGTGGTATCAGACCCTGCTTTTACTTACCTTGTTGTTCTAACTAGTGTGAACATAACAGCGATTTGGAAGAAGTCATAG
- the POLR2J gene encoding DNA-directed RNA polymerase II subunit RPB11-a isoform X1 yields the protein MNAPPAFESFLLFEGEKKITINKDTKVPNACLFTINKEDHTLGNIIKSQLLKDPQVLFAGYKVPHPLEHKIIIRVQTTPDYSPQEAFTNAITDLISELSLLEERFRVAIKDKQEGIE from the exons ATGAACGCGCCTCCGGCCTTCGAGTCCTTCCTCCTCTTCGAGGGCGAGAAGAA GATCACCATCAACAAGGACACGAAGGTGCCCAACGCCTGCCTGTTCACCATCAACAAGGAGGACCACACGCTGGGGAACATCATTAAATC gcagTTACTGAAAGACCCCCAGGTGTTATTTGCAGGGTACAAGGTCCCCCACCCGCTGGAACACAAAATTATCATCCGCGTCCAAACCACCCCCGATTACAGCCCACAGGAAGCTTTCACCAACGCCATCACGGATCTGATCAGCGAGCTCTCCCTCCTGGAGGAAAGATTCAGG GTTGCTATTAAAGACAAACAAGAAGGAATCGAGTAA
- the POLR2J gene encoding DNA-directed RNA polymerase II subunit RPB11-a isoform X2, giving the protein MNAPPAFESFLLFEGEKKQLLKDPQVLFAGYKVPHPLEHKIIIRVQTTPDYSPQEAFTNAITDLISELSLLEERFRVAIKDKQEGIE; this is encoded by the exons ATGAACGCGCCTCCGGCCTTCGAGTCCTTCCTCCTCTTCGAGGGCGAGAAGAA gcagTTACTGAAAGACCCCCAGGTGTTATTTGCAGGGTACAAGGTCCCCCACCCGCTGGAACACAAAATTATCATCCGCGTCCAAACCACCCCCGATTACAGCCCACAGGAAGCTTTCACCAACGCCATCACGGATCTGATCAGCGAGCTCTCCCTCCTGGAGGAAAGATTCAGG GTTGCTATTAAAGACAAACAAGAAGGAATCGAGTAA
- the LOC141473170 gene encoding ras GTPase-activating protein 4-like, with amino-acid sequence MARRSALSIRIVEGRNLPAKDITGSSDPYCIVKIDDEAIIRTATVWKTLSPFWGEEYEVHLHPTFHSISIYVMDEDALSRDDVIGKVCITRDMLAEHPKGYSGWMSLSEVDPDEEVQGEIHLRVEVQGSQGSRRLLCCTVLEARDLARKDRNGASDPFVRLRYNGKMQESTVVKKSCYPRWNETFEFELAEPAGEKLCVEVWDWDLVGRNDFLGKVVFSVQGLEVAGQEDGWFRLWPDKSKPREDERRGSLGSLQLQVRLRDETVLPSHCYQPLVQLLCQEVKSGRQDGQVHLVTLLDETTTAECRQEVAISLVKLFLGQGLVKEFLDLLFELELAKPCEPNTLFRSNSLASKSMESFLKVTGMPYLHAVLGPTITRVFEEKKYVELDPGKVEVKDVGCSGLHRVQTEGEVIEQGRQHLQSYLGELLDAIGKSAPACPPVIRAAFRQLFQRVRERFPQHQHVKFVAVTSFLCLRFFSPAIMTPKLFHLRDTHADARTSRTLLLLAKAVQMVGNMEPAAGRAKEPWLAPLLPALQQGIAQMKDFISRLVGTEEEEEEEEGEGRPPGPPASVVKEGPLILHKTRGKGPLLAAAKKLHFCLTGETLSFSKSPGAEPIGTIALANILAAEKVEEKSFGSSHVMQVVYMDTGGRQETAYLQCKCVNELNQWLSALRKVCGNNPRVLRAYHPGVFRGDKWSCCHQKERTGPGCDRTRHGVTLQEWSDPLDPAAEAQRLFHHLQGLQGMLREKYWELLMTEDAQDGPKGEGAPLPEGLSRLFGVLGELEGCHRLAQPPDPPAPALLQLQA; translated from the exons ATGGCCCGGCGGAGCGCCCTCTCCATCCGCATCGTGGAGGGCAGGAACCTGCCCGCCAAGGACAT CACGGGGAGCAGCGACCCGTACTGCATTGTGAAGATCGATGATGAGGCCATCATCAG GACTGCCACAGTGTGGAAGACGCTGTCCCCGTTCTGGGGGGAGGAATACGAGGTGCACCTTCATCCCACCTTTCACAGCATCTCCATCTACGTCATGGATGAGGATGCGCTCAG CCGCGACGACGTTATCGGGAAGGTCTGCATCACCCGGGACATGTTGGCGGAGCACCCCAAGG GCTACAGCGGCTGGATGAGCCTCAGCGAGGTGGACCCTGACGAGGAGGTGCAGGGGGAGATCCATCTACGGGTGGAGGTCCAGGGGAGCCAGGGCAGCCGGCGGCTGCTGTGCTGCACCGTGCTGGAGGCCAG GGATTTGGCCAGGAAGGACCGGAACGGCGCCTCCGACCCCTTCGTCCGCTTGCGCTACAATGGGAAGATGCAGGAGAGCACC GTAGTCAAGAAGTCCTGCTACCCCCGCTGGAACGAGACCTTCGAGTTCGAGCTGGCCGAGCCTGCCGGGGAGAAGCTGTGTGTGGAGGTGTGGGACTGGGATCTCGTGGGAAGGAACGACTTCCTGGGCAAG GTGGTGTTCAGCGTCcaggggctggaggtggctgggCAGGAGGATGGCTGGTTCAGGCTGTGGCCAGACAAGTCCAAGCCGAGGGAGGACGA GCGCCGAGGCAGCctgggctcgctgcagctgcagGTGAGGCTGCGGGACGAGACGGTGCTGCCCTCCCACTGCTACCAGCCCCTGGTCCAGCTCCTGTGCCAGGAGGTGAAGTCAGGGCGCCAG GATGGCCAAGTGCACCTGGTCACCCTCCTGGATGAAACCACCACGGCCGAGTGCCGGCAGGAGGTCGCCATCAGCTTGGTCAAACTCTTCCTGGGCCAAGGGCTGGTCAAGGAGTTCCTGGACCTGCTCTTCGAGCTGGAGCTGGCCAAGCCCT GCGAGCCCAACACTTTGTTTCGGAGCAACTCCCTGGCCTCAAAGTCGATGGAGTCCTTCCTCAAG GTGACAGGGATGCCATACCTGCACGCCGTCCTGGGACCCACCATCACCCGCGTGTTCGAGGAGAAGAAGTACGTGGAGCTGGACCCCGGCAAGGTGGAGGTCAAAGATGTCGG GTGCTCGGGGCTGCACCGGGTGCAGACGGAGGGTGAGGTGATCGAGCAGGGCCGCCAGCACCTCCAGTCCTACCTGGGCGAGCTGCTGGATGCCATCGGCAAGTCAGCCCCAGCATGTCCCCCTGTCATCCGCGCCGCTTTCCGGCAGCTCTTCCAGCGCGTCAGGGAGCGCTTCCCCCAGCACCAG CACGTCAAGTTCGTGGCCGTCACCAGCTTCCTCTGCCTCCGCTTCTTCTCGCCAGCCATCATGACCCCCAAGCTCTTCCACCTGAGGGACACACACGCCGACGCACGCACCAGCCGCACGCTGCTGCTCCTGGCCAAG GCTGTGCAGATGGTGGGCAACATGGAGCCGGCGGCCGGGCGGGCCAAGGAGCCCTGGCTGGCCCCTCTGCTGCCCGCCCTGCAGCAGGGCATCGCCCAGATGAAGGACTTCATCTCCCGGCTGGTGGGgacggaggaagaggaggaggaggaggaaggtgagggaCGGCCACCAGGCCCTCCTGCCTCAGTGGTGAAGGAGGGGCCGCTCATCCTCCACAAGACGCGGGGCAAGGGGCCGCTGCTCGCCGCCGCCAAGAAGCTCCATTTTTGCCTCACTGGGGAGACCCTCAGCTTCAGCAAGAGCCCTGGCGCCGAG CCTATTGGCACCATCGCCCTGGCCAACATCCTCgctgcagagaaggtggaggagaagaGCTTCGGGAGCTCCCATGTCATGCAGGTGGTCTACATGGACACGGGTGGGCGGCAGGAGACAGCCTACCTCCAGTGCAAG TGCGTCAACGAGCTGAACCAGTGGCTGTCAGCCCTGCGCAAGGTGTGCGGCAACAACCCCCGCGTGCTCCGCGCCTACCACCCCGGCGTCTTCCGCGGGGACAAGTGGAGCTGCTGCCACCAGAAGGAGAGGACAG GACCAGGCTGTGACCGGACCCGGCATGGTGTCACACTGCAGGAGTGGAGTGACCCCCTGGACCCTGCAGCGGAGGCCCAGCGCCTCTTCCACCACCTCCAGGGCCTCCAAGGGATGCTcag ggaaaAGTACTGGGAGCTGCTGATGACGGAGGATGCCCAAGATGGCCCCAAGGGTGAAG gtgccCCCCTGCCCGAGGGGCTGAGCCGGctctttggggtgctgggggagctggagggctgcCACCGCCTGGCACAGCCCCCggaccccccggcccccgccctgctgcagctgcaggcgTGA
- the LOC141473408 gene encoding uncharacterized protein has product MELPWLLLALAGTGTATGLALLPYVPHVPPMALPGKVTATTFTLEMPCCVFDRDTNASDAVWLVVAFANASDTFRNPPTRADVPPYERLPTAHSYMTLETVASAYSCSVSSTAVLRVGGDTACGGQGSRDPCNGPLPSPGPYRVKFLAMGCHGPKAETRWSDPILLQKAASPSTINPAPTRRGSDVVVIASILASLGAALAMAVLGTMGAVVWGSLCRRDSGTGAFAHRSYRTHHIPPALPQPLPPGCRCSKCSPGETSPTCLPPGPWLAQECGRLAAAGGSRGDAEPKHPHSRPRHPGTHTMLPLLLLLLAAAHGLDAIPTLGKPHLSNLTLEGLTTASTFVLEQPRCIFTNLQDDTVIWLVVALPEAVANFSNNVKPGGPGREFQKFPSSTLAYMTLNTTILNYPCNKNSRDIMVLRVGSETKCAKDESRPTCNGPLPGPGPYQVKFLALNGSEPVAQTEWSHPIRLRKAQPSSSIPLMTSGHSAGMIALTAILSILFAILLAGLVAMLLWGPDAGGVSSTFSKPEAVTVRRYNTHHVYDQPAARL; this is encoded by the exons ATGGAGCTGCCGTGGTTGCTGCTGGCGCTGGCCGGGACGGGCACAGCCACGGGCCTGG ccctgctgccctacGTGCCCCACGTGCCCCCCATGGCGCTGCCAGGGAAGGTCACCGCCACCACCTTCACGCTGGAGATGCCCTGCTGCGTCTTCGACCGGGACACCAACGCCTCCGACGCCGTCTGGCTGGTAGTGGCTTTTGCCAACG CCTCGGACACCTTCAGAAACCCCCCGACCCGGGCTGATGTGCCCCCGTACGAGCGGCTGCCCACCGCCCACTCCTATATGACACTGGAGACGGTGGCATCCGCGTACTCCTGCTCGGTGTCAAGCACGGCTGTCCTGCGTGTTGGGGGCGACACAGCATGCGGGGGACAGGGCAGCCGGGACCCCTGCAATggacccctgccctccccgggacCCTACAG AGTGAAGTTCCTGGCGATGGGCTGCCACGGTCCCAAAGCGGAGACACGGtggtctgaccccatcctcctgcagaAAG CCGCCAGCCCGAGCACCATCAACCCTGCGCCCACGCGTCGTGGCAGCGACGTGGTCGTCATCGCCTCCATCCTCGCCAGCCTGGGGGCCGCACTGGCCATGGCAGTGCTCGGCACCATGGG CGCTGTGGTGTGGGGCTCCCTGTGCCGCCGGGATTCAGGGACCGGCGCCTTCGCCCACAGGTCCTACAGGACCCACCacatccccccagccctgccccagcccctgccccccgGCTGCAG GTGTAGCAAATGCTCCCCCGGGGAAACGAGCCCGACCTGTTTGCCACCGGGGCCGTGGCTGGCGCAGGAATGTGGGCGGTTGGCAGCCGCAGGCGGGTCCCGTGGGGACGCGGAGCCCAAACACCCGCACTCCCGCCCTCGGCACCCAGGCACCCACACGATGCTcccgctgctcctcctgctcctggcgGCGGCCCACGGGTTGG ATGCTATCCCGACCCTGGGCAAACCACACCTGTCCAACTTGACCCTGGAGGGCCTGACCACCGCCTCCACCTTCGTGCTGGAGCAGCCCCGCTGCATCTTCACCAATCTACAAGACGACACCGTCATCTGGCTGGTGGTGGCCCTCCCCGAGG CCGTTGCCAACTTCAGCAACAACGTGAagccggggggccccgggcggGAGTTCCAGAAGTTCCCCAGCAGTACCCTCGCCTACATGACCCTCAACACCACCATCCTCAACTACCCCTGCAACAAAAACAGCAGGGACATCATGGTGCTGCGCGTCGGCAGCGAGACCAAATGCGCCAAGGATGAGTCAAGACCCACCTGCAACGgccccctgcccggcccgggGCCATACCA GGTGAAGTTCCTCGCCCTGAATGGCTCCGAGCCTGTGGCCCAGACAGAGTGGTCACATCCCATCCGCCTGAGAAAAG cccagccatccAGCAGCATTCCCTTGATGACCAGCGGGCACAGCGCCGGCATGATTGCCCTCACCGCCATCCTGTCCATCCTCTTCGCCATCCTGCTGGCCGGCCTGGTGGCCATGCTGCTCTGGGG cccggaCGCCGGTGGTGTCAGCAGTACCTTCAGCAAACCGGAGGCGGTGACTGTGCGTCGGTACAACACCCACCATGTCTACGACCAGCCGGCCGCCCGGCTCTGA